Proteins from a single region of Thermogemmatispora onikobensis:
- a CDS encoding LutC/YkgG family protein, protein CQPWGAILPLLSARGIRLEEAEAPERVADAPAGLSCAALAIAETGSVFLADNALAARIVGMLTLTHFVLVSAGQLVPLLDEAATLLQTFTRPGPQQQHYISLVTGPSRTADIERTLTIGVQGPRALCVIVVASPAPGDRSLSTQEAKDKSDEP, encoded by the coding sequence TGCCAACCCTGGGGCGCCATCCTGCCGCTCCTGAGCGCGCGGGGCATTCGTCTGGAGGAGGCGGAGGCCCCCGAGCGTGTCGCTGATGCCCCGGCTGGCCTTTCTTGCGCCGCCCTGGCCATCGCCGAGACCGGCTCGGTCTTTCTGGCCGATAATGCCCTGGCGGCGCGCATCGTGGGGATGCTGACACTGACCCACTTCGTCCTCGTCTCCGCCGGGCAGCTGGTTCCCCTCCTCGACGAGGCGGCCACGCTGCTTCAGACCTTCACTCGCCCGGGTCCCCAGCAGCAACACTATATCTCGTTGGTCACTGGCCCCAGCCGGACCGCCGATATCGAGCGTACGTTGACGATCGGCGTGCAGGGGCCGCGTGCGCTCTGCGTGATTGTGGTCGCCAGCCCCGCGCCCGGTGATCGTTCTCTTTCTACTCAGGAGGCAAAGGACAAGTCCGATGAGCCATAA